In the genome of Anguilla anguilla isolate fAngAng1 chromosome 15, fAngAng1.pri, whole genome shotgun sequence, the window ttttgttatttgagaTATGTTTTTTACCTTGGCCAGTCAAACCATCTGCTTAAGGAGATACAGGCCACAGCCTTACACTATTGAAGAGTAGCCTATAAAAATATAGTTATTTCTGTCAGCGTAGGCAGAGGTGAATGTGTTCGTATGTTGTGTATTTACTGGTAAATTGTTTTTACCAGTTAAAAAGACTTAATttttatgtatataaaaatattttatgaaggcATTTAAAAAGTCGTTGCACACTATTGGAAATGTATTTGGAAACAGGTTTAGTTTTCCAAGAAATAATTTAAGGCTTCAActgcaaaaacatttcacagaacaatttcaaatatgacaaatataaacactaatttatttatatgcacaATGCACATCTCAGTGTTTTAATGTAAGACATTGTTTTAAAGCATGTGTACCATGCTCCCTTCACAGGTGTGCTGAAATGTAAGAAGGATAAGGCTTACGCGAGTGGTCAGCTGTGCCCAATGTGCTCCTCGCCCAAACCCCTGAGGGAGAAGGACATTTTAGACCAGCAGGACCTCACCTGTAGCGGTCCCGTCATCAGTTCCCCCCAGAAGGAGACCAGGCCTGAGGACAATGAAAGTGAGGTTCTGCCTCTAGAGGAGTTCAAAGAACCCTTTGGGAATATGACACTGAACCTGATGGACGAGCATGGGAATGCTGTAGACCTGGACTGCAGCATCAGGGAGCCCAGGGAGTCCACCAAGATCAGCTGGGAACACCTCAACCCCCAGCAGATAGCAGCCAACATCAGCCTCTTTCTGGACCTGGAGTGCCCTATAGATCGCAGCAACTATGAGAAACTGTGGAAGCTCATCGCCTACTACAGCGAGGTGCCCGTTCACCTGCAGAGGGAGATCATGCTGAGCAAAGAGCCTAAGCTAAGTTATAGGTACAAGCAGGATATAGAGAAAGATGCCTACTATTACACAGGGGTGAAGGCTAACGTGCGGTCTCAGCCCACCTGGCTCATGCAGTCATTCCTCAACCTACAGCTTAACCGGCCACAGTCAACCGGGAAGATGGTCAAGCTGATCCTGAACATGCACACCTCCCAGATGGTGGAGACTGAAATTATGAGGAGGCAGAGAAGGAAGTGGGTCATGATTGAGTCAAACAACCGGACTCGAACTGTGCAGAGCGTGGTGGCGGGCGGCATGAGCGAGATGGACTGCGCTGTCCAGAGCTCCGATGACGTGTCCATCCAGTGGATGCTGCCAGATGGGTCCAAGGTGCCCGCGCCATATTATAGCTCGGACAACCGGGTCTCCGTGTCCAGCGCGGGAAGGCTGGTGATAAAAGCAGTGGACCATTCTGACGCAGGTGTGTACTACTGTATCGCTCGTGTGAGGGAGGACCTGGACATGCTCCCTTTCCGCCTCTCAGTGGAGGAGTCCTCCGGCCCGCCACCCGGAGGTGAAGGAGGTGCCCGCCTGGACAAACTGGCAGGCGAGGTTATCTCCCTGCCCTGTGCCTCCACTGGCTCCCCAGACGCCGAGGTCAACTGGGTCTTGCCAGATGGCAATGTGGTGAACTTCAAAGCAAACTCCACCAGGGCATTCGTATACTCAAATGGGACACTGTTTATTCCCCAGAGCCAAGTGATCGATAATGGATATTATAAATGTGTGGCCATGAACCAGCATGGTGTGGACTCCATGGCAACAAAGGTAACAGTCACACGCAAACAAGGGGGGGCATCTCGGCCCCTAAGGAAATTTCCCATGAGACCTCAGCCAGCCTCTGGCATTTCCACTAAAATAAAAGTAGAAAATGACGAAGAGTCATctggcgatgatgatgatgtccaGGAAAAGGCTCCCTCAAGCCGCATTTGGCCAGTGAACCGAAGGCGTGGCCAGCAGACCAACGTGCGTGGACATCCATTTAGGCAACCCTGGAGACGAGTTAATGGGCAGAGGAAGCCAGTACGGAAGGGTTCCCGTGTTGAGGAGGGGAGGAACACGGTGGATACCAGAAGAAGGGTCAGCATGTCTAACAACAAAATAGATCCTCAGAGATGGGCTGACATTCTGGCAAAGGTGCGGgataaaaatccaaaaaccaCAACTCCCGGCTCAGACCAATCTACAGCAACAACACAAACAATGCCGCCCTTGACAGCTGCTGAAAGGCGGTCAGAATCTCATGAGAGTACAGAAGGATCTTCCACTGATGATACAAGCCTGCAAGAGGAGAGACTGTATGTAATCACCACACCACAAATTCCAGTCCTGCATGCTCAGGACCACCTGGTCACCGAGCCCTCCTATACAGGGGAGAAGACTAACAACATTTACCAAATATCTGCACCCAAAACTAACATTGACTCACAGGCTGTGACAACTAGCACTCATATTTCACAGTCCACATCTGGCCCACAGGAGTCCACTTATATTGTCACAGACATAAAGAAGGTGGGGGAGTACAAGGATAACAGTTTGAGGACCAGTACACCCTACAGTGGGGCTGTCTGGGAAAGTCAGAGTGATACAATAGAAAGCAACCTGGCTGTAACAGCTCCTAATTTCCCACTCAGTACTGGGAGCAATCAAGAGTTGGAAAGGGTCAGTGATACCACAAAAACCTCACAAGATGAGGGATATCAAGGGAGAATTGAACAAACAAGCCCATCTTCGGTCAGGCTTCTTGACCTAGAGCCTAATGCAGATATAGGTGTAGAACCTAATTATTTCaccacaataacagcaacaacatcaATAACTTCAATATCACCACCAACAAAAATAgcatcaacatcaacaacagCTACACTGAGAACCAAGCTGACTCATGCAGCTGATGAGAAACAGAAAAGACTGCAGTTTGGGGAGCTTACTACCACCACTCCAGCCACCCAACCCACTGCAGCTGGCAGCAGAGACACGGGACTGGGTCTGCAGTCGAGCTCTGTCCCATCGCGTTCCAGAAACCCGTCGCACTCCAGGAGGCGGTTTGGCAGCAGGAGAAGGCCTAACAGGATAAGAAACAAGATAAATAACAGCAACCCATCTGCACGCCTGCCCACCGCAAGACCACAACTACCGTCATCCCCCATGATTGAGAGAGAAGCCCCCCCACCGACGATCATTACGACCGCGGCTGCGTCTACTACTGAAATGCAAACATCAGCAAATGCCAAGAGCATTCTGACCAAACCCACGGATCCTTTAACAGAGAGCCCGCCATCGTCAGCCAGGACGAGCCAGACGGAAAGCCAAGTCTTATTGAGCCACGGCGACAGGGCTGACTCAGCCACTAAAACTGAGACCCAACACAATGTTTCATCAATTCAGAAGGAGGCTGCTATATCGACCATCCAACCACCGCACACTTTCAGGAATACATTATCATCGATGCAGTCCTTAGAAAGCTCTGTCAGCCCGGGGACTCACAAGCGGACAGAGGAGCACGAAACAGCCACCTCGGCCCCCCCACCTACACCACTGAGTCGTGAAACTGTCACACCAGCAGCGGTTCAGGAGGAATTTACAAGCATGAGTCATCCAGCTGTTAAACCTTTTGAAGACACTGAGACTGAAAACAGCACAGAAGACGCCAGCCCTGTGCTAAGCACTCATAGGCCTTCAGATAATTCCCGCATGCAAACAGGAATGCTACCGGGAAGAGATACGTTTAAAATACATAACCAGCACAATTCCACAGATTCTGAGCTAACACCACCTGGGAGACAGACTACACCAAAGTATCCACTGCATCCCGTGTCCTCTCCTCCCCTGGAAAGGCTAGCAAACCCCCAAAATGGGGCTACCAGAACTCAGGATTCACAAATCTCCCAGGGTCATACTAAACCAAACCTACAAAAAGAAACCCAGGAGAGGATGGGGATATTACATCCTCTTCAGATACCATCAACAGAGAAACCATTAACATCAACAAGTTCATATCAAGGACCTGTTCTGACTAAAACAGCTACCACTGCAAAACCTAAACTTGCTGTAACTAgggaatataaacaaaatacaaatcttGCCATACCTGTCAAACCAGAATTTACATCAAGTGAGGAAAAGGTCCTGTCACCCAGGAAAGATAACATCCCAGATACTACAATGAGAAAAGCCACAACAATAACCACATCAGTGATAACCACCTCCATAGCTGTCACTACGAcaacaggaaaaacaacaacttcTACTACAACAACAGCATTGCCCAGGCTGAGACCAAATGCACCATTGCCTGAATTCAACAGGGAACAACCTAGGCTACCTCACAGTCCAAGGAATCCTGGAGGAAATTATATTCCTGACCAGCACGGAGGGAGAGCACCCAGCACCAATCAGAGGTTCCCTTATTACCCAAACAGCCGAAACCCTTTCATCATCAGCAGGCCCAGTCTCTTCGGATTACCTGATAGGACAAGGCCACCTGCCACTAACCCAACAAGCTTTTCATCAGCTATCAAACCTGGTTCAGTTAATAATGCCCAAACAACCACCACCACTAAACCCCCAGACACAACCAAACCACCAAAGGCTTTGACAGCTGCCCCAAGAACAACTTCCAGCACCACCTCGAGCACCACAAAACCAAAGACGCTCCCGTCTAAGACCACCCCTCAGCCTCGACTTGGTCAGGAGGCGAGAGTGAGACCTCCAAACACTccattttccccaaacacaGCAATCACTCAGAATGTTTCCAGAGACTCTCACAGGACCCCAGTAGGACCAGTTCAAAGGGGCAGACCCAGGATCACCACCACAAACATCCATACTGTGTCGGTGCATGCAGAGATGGATGCTGCCCTGCCCTGCAGCTCACTGGGGGAGCCCAAGCCTTTTCTGTCCTGGACTAAAGTTTCCACTGGTAAACACAACATCTGTGTCTTTACTGTTGTTATCAGTCTAGCAGGTTCTACATTCCTTTTTTGCAGGCCATGCAGTACATGAATGAATTTCTGTAGCAAAACGCTTTAATCCCAGGGTGACTTCCAGTTTTctaaattgttttgttgttgttgttgtttttgtcataaTTTGGTAATACTGGTAGTAATAACAGTGCCATTAGAAGTAGCTCTCATCAAATAATGAACCTAGGTGGAATTAATTAATCTTATATGTTTTTTCTACTAGTTATTATACTTGAAGTAGCAATGGTTGGAAtattcaattaccagcagtagTGGTATTAGCAGTCAGCAGTACAGAGGAGGAAAGCAGACCCACGTTTGCGATTCAGGCACAGCTGTAAAATCCAGTGTCCAGAGTCCTGTCCTGTGTGTTACAACGTTGACCTGTGAGTGTCCAAAGGTCATGCCCTGTCAGATAGGGTCAGAGGAAGGCACGACTGGGGAAATAGCAAAATTCAACTGTACTCCAGCTGAAACTTGGAAAACCTAACACACGGCTCAAACAGAAGCCAGCAGTATGATGAACACGTTTCAGAGAcagcgcatgtgtgtgcctgctggGTCAACAGTTCATGTGAaggtttcagattttttgagCGCGAGAATTAGTCAGAAGTACAGTATAAGTGCTTTTGTTAAAACTGGAGGGGGAATGAATACATAATAAAAGCAGAGACTTGGTCCTCATTTACTAACATGTGGTcctttatttgtattaattgtGCATAGCACTGCCCTTAACATAGTTATAACAtctattaacaataataatgttagcagttataataataataataataataataataataataaactttcaagtgtcatttttttctggtcTTATTATAAtcttctcttcttcaacattgTAGGAGCTATCATGGCACATAACAGCAGGCTCCAGAGGTTTGAGGTGCAGTCGAACGGGACCCTGGTTATCCGGAACGCTCAGCTCCAGGACCGAGGGCAATACCTGTGCACGGTGCAGAACCCCCACGGCGTGGACAAGATGACGCTGACGCTGGTGGTCCTGGCCCAGCTCCCCAGGATGGTGCAGCCACAGCATCGCGATGCCACCGTGTACCTGGGGGACAATACCAGCCTGGACTGCGTGGCGCAGGgtctccccacccctcacatCACCTGGGTGCTGCCGGACAGAGGGGTTCTCCGAGCCACCAGCAGCTCCGAGCAGCGCGTCATGCTCCTGGCCAACGGGACACTCCAGATTAATCAGGTCAACTACCCGGACCGCGGGATTTACAAATGCATCGCCAGCAACGCGGCAGGGGCCGACACGCTGTCCGTGCGCCTGCACGTGgccgccctcccccccatgATCCAGCAGCTGAGGCAGGAGAACTTCACCCTCCCCGAGGGCCACGCCCTGCACGTCCACTGCACCGCCAAGGGCGCCCCGCGGCCCAGCATCCGCTGGGTTGTCTTCGACGGCACGCAGATCCGCCCCTCGCAGTTCGTCAATGGCAACCTTTTTGTCTTCCCCAACGGCACGCTCTACATCCGTAGCCTTACGCCCAAGGACAGCGGGAACTACGAGTGCATGGCCAGCAACGCGGTGGGAGCTGCCCGCAGGACAATCCGACTCAACGTGCGGAAGAGCACCTCCATGGCCCGCATCACCTCCACCTCCCCGCAGCGCACTGACGTCTCCTACGGGGGCAACCTGCGCCTCGACTGCCTGGCTTCTGGGGACCCGGGACCCCGAATCATCTGGAGGATTCCCTCAAAGAAGCTGGTGGACGCCCACTACAGGTGAGTAAAACCTTACTGGCAAACAGCATGGTCTGAGTTCATCTCCTTTGTCTGTGCCAGTTACTATgagctgtaataataataatagtaattattattattattattattattattattattattattttattatcaaatGCAAGGAACTGCACACTACAGAATTCAAAATTTAAGGTATTCTTCTAAAACATCCcgttatttgtaaaaaaaaataaccacaaaaataaaattttacttaaaaagtaaatgctattattttttttgctgaaacaaGGCAATGTGCCTTTTTTGCCAACCAATATCACAGTAAAGCTGTAGTTCAGAAAATATAATCATGAGCTCGCCAAGTGAGTCAATATTTTATACGCtttcaaaattaatattttacgTACACATGGGAAGTAGTGGTGTTTGCACATTTTGATTTAACAGCGATTAGAATCTTTtgatacacaaaaaaacataattttaaaaaaaataaaaaattttgacCTACCCAGTGCAAATACATAAACGTATTTATTTgattagatttattttaaaggtaACTGATTTACACAAAATCTATGTTATCTTATGCTGATGCATACTGTAACTCTGCAGTAACTGTAGAACTGAGTGCCTTCAGGAGACGTGTTTAATTAACTGAGTGTAAGAGAGAAATCTTGTGCTCAGCGGTTGGGCTCTTTGAAGCCAGGCCAGGGCCTTTCAGTCATGGTCTGGCCTGCTCTGCGGGTGACAGATCTGATCAGCCTCTCACCTGGGTAAAGCGATGGTGAGAGTTCCACTTCTCTACACATGGCATGTGCAGCTCCGCAGCTGTCAAACTGTCAGGTCCCCCTCAGGCTTCAGCAAACTCTTGCTAAGGAAAAATGTCTCTGTGGTCTTTCAACTGTGTAGAATTCGATCTAGCTCCATGCACATATTTAACTTTACGAATTAAACTGGAAATGACAGAAGTGGTGCAGAGGTGCCTTTCTTCCTATGCCATCAGAAgtggaataatgtgttttttttccttttgctttgtttttcagttttgattCCAGGATCAAAGTGTTCAGTAATGGCACGCTGTCAGTCCAGGCAGTAACAGAGAAGGATGAGGgtgattacctgtgtgtggCCAGGAACAAGATGGGGGACGATTACGTGCTCCTGAAGGTCAGCGTGATGATGAAGCCAGCCAAGATCGAGTACAAGCAACTGTCCAATCAGAAGGTGTCGTACGGGGGAGACCTAAAGGTGGACTGCATTGCCTCTGGCCTTCCcaaccctgagatccggtgggggCTGCCAGACGGCACCATGGTGAACAGTGTCATGCAGTCAGATGACAGTGGGGTACGCACTCGGAGGTACGTGGTCTTCAACAACGGGACCCTTTACTTCAACGAGGTGGGAATGAAGGAGGAGGGAGACTACACCTGCTACGCTGAGAACCAGATCGGCAAGGACGAAATGAAGGTCCATATCAAGGTGGTGGCCGATTCCCCAGCCATCAAGAACAAGACATTCAGCGTCGTCAAAGTGCCCTATGGTGATTCCGTCGCCCTGAAGTGCAGCGCCAAGGGAGAGCCGACACCGGCCATCACCTGGCTGTCTCCCACCAACCGAATCATCCCGCCAGCATCAGACAAATACCAGGTACACAACGACGGGACACTCCTCATCCAGAAGGCCCAGAGGTTTGACAATGGAAACTACACCTGTATGGCCAGGAACACAGCCGGGCAGGACAGGAAGATAATCAGGGTGGAGGTCCTGGTGTCTGCACCCACA includes:
- the mxra5a gene encoding matrix-remodeling-associated protein 5 — encoded protein: MGHLGTQTLVLMMLAVLPDAGLSCPHPCACYQPTEVHCTFRSLLTVPAGIPKHVERMNLGFNTINRITESSLAGLRKLELLMMHGNDLHSIPNGVFRDLMSLQVLKVSYNKLRVITGHTLQGLSGLIRLHLDHNRIELIHPDAFQGLTALRLVQLEGNHLQQLHPSTFSTFSLLQHFRMSTLKHLYLSDNSLTTLPRQMLKSMPQLENLFLHGNPWTCDCRLNWFLEWSTQSSGVLKCKKDKAYASGQLCPMCSSPKPLREKDILDQQDLTCSGPVISSPQKETRPEDNESEVLPLEEFKEPFGNMTLNLMDEHGNAVDLDCSIREPRESTKISWEHLNPQQIAANISLFLDLECPIDRSNYEKLWKLIAYYSEVPVHLQREIMLSKEPKLSYRYKQDIEKDAYYYTGVKANVRSQPTWLMQSFLNLQLNRPQSTGKMVKLILNMHTSQMVETEIMRRQRRKWVMIESNNRTRTVQSVVAGGMSEMDCAVQSSDDVSIQWMLPDGSKVPAPYYSSDNRVSVSSAGRLVIKAVDHSDAGVYYCIARVREDLDMLPFRLSVEESSGPPPGGEGGARLDKLAGEVISLPCASTGSPDAEVNWVLPDGNVVNFKANSTRAFVYSNGTLFIPQSQVIDNGYYKCVAMNQHGVDSMATKVTVTRKQGGASRPLRKFPMRPQPASGISTKIKVENDEESSGDDDDVQEKAPSSRIWPVNRRRGQQTNVRGHPFRQPWRRVNGQRKPVRKGSRVEEGRNTVDTRRRVSMSNNKIDPQRWADILAKVRDKNPKTTTPGSDQSTATTQTMPPLTAAERRSESHESTEGSSTDDTSLQEERLYVITTPQIPVLHAQDHLVTEPSYTGEKTNNIYQISAPKTNIDSQAVTTSTHISQSTSGPQESTYIVTDIKKVGEYKDNSLRTSTPYSGAVWESQSDTIESNLAVTAPNFPLSTGSNQELERVSDTTKTSQDEGYQGRIEQTSPSSVRLLDLEPNADIGVEPNYFTTITATTSITSISPPTKIASTSTTATLRTKLTHAADEKQKRLQFGELTTTTPATQPTAAGSRDTGLGLQSSSVPSRSRNPSHSRRRFGSRRRPNRIRNKINNSNPSARLPTARPQLPSSPMIEREAPPPTIITTAAASTTEMQTSANAKSILTKPTDPLTESPPSSARTSQTESQVLLSHGDRADSATKTETQHNVSSIQKEAAISTIQPPHTFRNTLSSMQSLESSVSPGTHKRTEEHETATSAPPPTPLSRETVTPAAVQEEFTSMSHPAVKPFEDTETENSTEDASPVLSTHRPSDNSRMQTGMLPGRDTFKIHNQHNSTDSELTPPGRQTTPKYPLHPVSSPPLERLANPQNGATRTQDSQISQGHTKPNLQKETQERMGILHPLQIPSTEKPLTSTSSYQGPVLTKTATTAKPKLAVTREYKQNTNLAIPVKPEFTSSEEKVLSPRKDNIPDTTMRKATTITTSVITTSIAVTTTTGKTTTSTTTTALPRLRPNAPLPEFNREQPRLPHSPRNPGGNYIPDQHGGRAPSTNQRFPYYPNSRNPFIISRPSLFGLPDRTRPPATNPTSFSSAIKPGSVNNAQTTTTTKPPDTTKPPKALTAAPRTTSSTTSSTTKPKTLPSKTTPQPRLGQEARVRPPNTPFSPNTAITQNVSRDSHRTPVGPVQRGRPRITTTNIHTVSVHAEMDAALPCSSLGEPKPFLSWTKVSTGAIMAHNSRLQRFEVQSNGTLVIRNAQLQDRGQYLCTVQNPHGVDKMTLTLVVLAQLPRMVQPQHRDATVYLGDNTSLDCVAQGLPTPHITWVLPDRGVLRATSSSEQRVMLLANGTLQINQVNYPDRGIYKCIASNAAGADTLSVRLHVAALPPMIQQLRQENFTLPEGHALHVHCTAKGAPRPSIRWVVFDGTQIRPSQFVNGNLFVFPNGTLYIRSLTPKDSGNYECMASNAVGAARRTIRLNVRKSTSMARITSTSPQRTDVSYGGNLRLDCLASGDPGPRIIWRIPSKKLVDAHYSFDSRIKVFSNGTLSVQAVTEKDEGDYLCVARNKMGDDYVLLKVSVMMKPAKIEYKQLSNQKVSYGGDLKVDCIASGLPNPEIRWGLPDGTMVNSVMQSDDSGVRTRRYVVFNNGTLYFNEVGMKEEGDYTCYAENQIGKDEMKVHIKVVADSPAIKNKTFSVVKVPYGDSVALKCSAKGEPTPAITWLSPTNRIIPPASDKYQVHNDGTLLIQKAQRFDNGNYTCMARNTAGQDRKIIRVEVLVSAPTINGQSGVVSTVRETAFRDQRKLLDCKAEGTPIPRVMWVLPENVVLPAPYYGSRITVHRNGTLDIRSLRKTDSVQLICIARNEGGEARLVVHLDVMEIAERLQLRSPKTENLLLTIGSPMAVNCSVEGRPTPEVTWILPSGSLLLSGTQFSRFFHRPDGTLHISNPSPSDAGIYRCVGRNPTGHVERAVTLELGRKPEISNKYNSLVSIINGENLQLHCLSGGTPLPRLTWTLPSGLFLTRPQRMGRYAVLQNGTLTVQQASVYDRGTYTCKSANEHGSTLMTVPVIVIAYPPRITSGPAPVTYARTGVAIQLNCMVIGIPKAEVVWELPDKMQLMAAHQPRVFGNKYLHPQGSLIIQNPSSRDTGFYKCTAKNVIGVDTKATYVHVF